Within the Butyrivibrio sp. AE3004 genome, the region GTTATGATCGTAGCCACTGCCAAGCTTTAACTGTTCATTATCCGCATCAATTTCAAGACCGATCCCTTTTTCATTTCTAAAATCAAATGGAGTACCTTCAACATCTGCAATTTCACCGGTAGGAATAAGACCTGCTCCCACAACTGTAGTAGCGGATGAATTGAACTGTGCAATATGATCACTGATAGAGCCAGTCCCCTGACCACGAAGATTGAAGTAACAATGATTTGTCACATTTATCATTGTTTTTGCATCACTTACAGCATGATAATGAAGCGATAATGAGTTATCCTCAGAAAGTGTATAAGTAACAGTAAATACTCTGTTTCCTGAAAAACCAAGATCTCCGTCTTCTGATTTTAAGGTAAATATAACACTGTCTTCAGTCTCATCCGCTTCCCATACTCTCTTATGAAAACCGTTATCAAAATCACTGTGCAGGTTGTTTGGACCATCATTCACAGCCATATTGAATTTCTTTCCGTCAATTTCGTAGCTTGCACCGCCAACTCTGTTTGCAACAGGACCTACTACCACACCTATAAAGCAAGGGTTGTCAAAATATTTTTCAGGATCATCAAAGCCAAGTACAACATCTCTCTTCTCGCCATACTTATCCTTAACAAAAATATTTCTGATGGCTGCGCCATAGTTCATAAGACAAACCTCCATACCCTGAGAGTTTGTCATATGATAACCGTAAATTGGTGCTCCTTCTTTTGTTTCTCCCAAAAATTCTCTCTTCACACTCATTTTTATACCTCCGCTTTTTCGGCCTAAGGGGGGTCCCTCTTTTGGTGGATTCCTTAGGTTAGTACAAAGTTTTCATAAACTATTTGGCACTATCTCATCTGTATACTCTTATTTATAGATAACTCACAACATCTGTGTTTCCGGTACCATCACCGGGCCATGCTTAGCATTCTTGGAATGTAGCAGAATATTTAAAGTTCCGTTCTGCCTTCCAATGCGCGAAGCAGTGTGACTTCATCTATGTACTCCAGGTCTCCTCCGACCGGAA harbors:
- a CDS encoding aldose epimerase family protein, which gives rise to MSVKREFLGETKEGAPIYGYHMTNSQGMEVCLMNYGAAIRNIFVKDKYGEKRDVVLGFDDPEKYFDNPCFIGVVVGPVANRVGGASYEIDGKKFNMAVNDGPNNLHSDFDNGFHKRVWEADETEDSVIFTLKSEDGDLGFSGNRVFTVTYTLSEDNSLSLHYHAVSDAKTMINVTNHCYFNLRGQGTGSISDHIAQFNSSATTVVGAGLIPTGEIADVEGTPFDFRNEKGIGLEIDADNEQLKLGSGYDHNFIIDGADGTRRTFATVKCPESGITMQCDTTLPAFQFYAGNFLDAEGGKGGADYKAREGFCLETQIYPDAIHHAGFPDAVFGPEREYDSITVYRFI